In the genome of Cyclopterus lumpus isolate fCycLum1 chromosome 19, fCycLum1.pri, whole genome shotgun sequence, one region contains:
- the enpp7.2 gene encoding ectonucleotide pyrophosphatase/phosphodiesterase family member 7.2 has product MLLFLAVLCLIGNSFCAVIPPRDTPGSRTTRNKLLLISFDGFRWDYDRDVDTPHLDKMAREGATAQYVTPPFLTITSPSHFTLLTGRYIENHGVIHNMWFNTTTQEKKQYYMAQFVDSYWDNGSLPIWITAQRQGLKAGSLHFPGTAATYKGETVKVRQVEPRFYDYSNETDWKLNIDKVIGEWFHQQDLDFVSLYFGEPDLTGHKYGPDSPERREMVQQVDRTVGYIREKIQDHYLTERLNIIITSDHGMTKVLRGGLVEEIVLSKIPGFSFNDIKFHLVDYGPAGMLLPKEGMLEKVYQALKGSHPHLHVYKKEEMPARLHYSNHPRLLPIILFADPGYVINGIFPVQFNKGEHGFDNQEMDMKPFFRVVGPDFQKNLVSGPFETVNVYALMCHLLGINPEINDGHLDNTKRMLVPKKNNRINVQLQVIVGLSAVTGFLILVFTVTTSYAGFRSSRIKRSFELKHAAGEEKKGVKESSF; this is encoded by the exons ATGCTGCTGTTCCTCGCTGTCCTCTGCCTTATTGGCAACTCTTTCTGTGCTGTTATTCCACCGCGAGACACTCCGGGATCCAGGACCACCAGGAACAAGCTGCTGCTCATCTCCTTTGACGGTTTCCGCTGGGACTATGACAGAGATGTGGACACCCCTCACCTGGATAAGATGGCTCGTGAGGGGGCGACAGCCCAATACGTCACACCACCCTTCCTCACTATCACCAGCCCCTCACACTTTACCCTGCTCACAG GACGTTACATTGAGAACCACGGAGTTATCCACAACATGTGGTTCAACACTACCACTCAGGAGAAGAAGCAGTACTACATGGCTCAGTTTGTTGATTCCTACTGGGACAATGGCAGCTTACCTATCTGGataacagcacagagacag GGTCTAAAAGCAGGTTCTCTGCATTTCCCTGGCACAGCAGCAACGTACAAAGGAGAGACTGTGAAGGTTAGGCAAGTGGAACCTCGTTTCTATGATTATTCTAACGAGACAGATTGGAAGCTGAACATTGACAAGGTGATTGGAGAGTGGTTCCACCAACAGGACCTGGACTTTGTCTCCTTGTACTTCGGAGAACCAGATTTGACTGGGCATAAATACGGACCAGATTCCCCAGAACGTCGTGAGATGGTCCAGCAAGTGGACCGCACGGTGGGCTACATCCGGGAAAAGATCCAAGACCATTACCTTACTGAGCGGCTCAACATTATTATCACTTCTGACCACGGGATGACGAAAGTTCTGCGGGGTGGACTAGTTGAGGAAATCGTCCTCTCTAAGATCCCTGGCTTTAGCTTCAATGATATCAAGTTCCATCTGGTGGATTATGGTCCAGCTGGGATGCTGCTTCCTAAAGAGGGGATGCTGGAGAAGGTCTACCAGGCTTTGAAAGGAAGCCATCCTCATCTTCATGTGTATAAAAAGGAGGAGATGCCAGCCAGACTGCACTACAGTAACCATCCTCGACTCCTACCCATCATCCTCTTCGCTGATCCTGGATATGTTATCAATGGG ATTTTCCCTGTGCAGTTCAACAAAGGAGAGCATGGCTTTGACAATCAAGAGATGGACATGAAGCCTTTCTTCAGGGTGGTGGGGCCTGATTTCCAGAAAAACCTGGTGTCTGGGCCTTTTGAGACAGTTAATGTGTATGCACTGATGTGCCATCTACTCGGGATAAACCCTGAAATCAACGATGGACACTTGGACAATACCAAACGTATGCTGGtcccaaagaaaaacaaca GAATAAATGTCCAGTTACAAGTGATTGTCGGCTTATCGGCAGTGACTGGGTTTCTGATACTGGTGTTCACAGTGACCACGTCCTATGCGGGGTTCAGAAGCAGCAGAATAAAAAGGAG tTTTGAATTAAAACACGCTGCTGGTGAAGAAAAGAAGGGCGTGAAGGAAAGCAGTTTTTGA